In Gemmatimonadaceae bacterium, one DNA window encodes the following:
- a CDS encoding RidA family protein, giving the protein MANRVQTVSTKAAPAAIGPYSQATIAGGFLFTAGQIPLDPTSGELVGGDIEPQTKQVLANLAAVLKEAGAGWGDVVKTTVFLTDMADFPRFNEIYAATLGDARPARSTVQVSALPRGVNVEVELVAKLA; this is encoded by the coding sequence ATGGCAAACCGCGTTCAGACCGTCAGCACCAAGGCCGCGCCGGCGGCCATCGGCCCATACAGCCAGGCGACCATCGCCGGCGGTTTCCTGTTCACTGCCGGCCAGATTCCGCTCGATCCAACCAGCGGCGAACTCGTCGGCGGCGACATCGAGCCGCAGACGAAGCAGGTGCTCGCCAATTTGGCCGCCGTGCTCAAGGAGGCCGGTGCCGGGTGGGGCGATGTCGTGAAGACGACGGTGTTCCTCACCGACATGGCCGACTTCCCGCGCTTCAACGAGATCTACGCCGCCACGCTCGGCGACGCGCGGCCCGCGCGCTCCACGGTGCAGGTGAGTGCGCTGCCTCGTGGTGTGAACGTCGAGGTGGAATTGGTCGCCAAGCTGGCCTGA